ctctctctctctctctctctctcNNNNNNNNNNNNNNNNNNNNNNNNNNNNNNNNNNNNNNNNNNNNNNNNNNNNNNNNNNNNNNNNNNNNNNNNNNNNNNNNNNNNNNNNNNNNNNNNNNNNNNNNNNNNNNNNNNNNNNNNNNNNNNNNNNNNNNNNNNNNNNNNNNNNNNNNNNNNNNNNNNNNNNNNNNNNNNNNNNNNNNNNNNNNNNNNNNNNNNNNNNNNNNNNNNNNNNNNNNNNNNNNNNNNNNNNNNNNNNNNNNNNNNNNNNNNNNNNNNNNNNNNNNNNNNNNNNNNNNNNNNNNNNNNNNNNNNNNNNNNNNNNNNNNNNNNNNNNNNNNNNNNNNNNNNNNNNNNNNNNNNNNNNNNNNNNNNNNNNNNNNNNNNNNNNNNNNNNNNNNNNNNNNNNNNNNNNNNNNNNNNNNNNNNNNNNNNNNNNNNNNNNNNNNNNNNNNNNNNNNNNNNNNNNNNNNNNNNNNNNNNNNNNNNNNNNNNNNNNNNNNNNNNNNNNNNNNNNNNNNCAAGAACAAGTGTATTGAGTGTGTCCGTAGGCtcgtgagagagaaagagaagagaaagatcAGGAGCCTTATATCAGATCCGTATCACTTTGTGAGAGTATGAAACTATCTGCATGACTTAGGGATAGACTGCCTATTTTTGTCTCgctaatatttgttttttctcaaCTCTgtcatttcacacttttgacTTATTCGTATACTAttttgcctgtgtgtttgtgtgtgagtgtgtgtagatgtctgtgtgtgtgtgtgtgatgtggtgtttgtgtgtgatgcatGTGTGTCTGGTGTCGATTGTGTATCTGGTGCGTGttactatgtgtgtgtagtgttcattgctgtgcttgtatgtgtgtgtatcatgtttcgtgtgtgtgtttgtgtgtgtgtgttcttgtgtgcgTTGTGCTCGTATgaggtgtgttggtgtgtttgtgtggtgtgtgcgtgtgtatgtgtttttgggtgtgtgtgtatatgtttgtgtgttgtggtctgtgtgtgcctgctgtctgtcggtgtgtggtgtgtgtactgtttttgtgtgtgtcactgtgtgtgttgtgtgtgtatatgtttgtgtgtttgtgtgtgtgtgtgttgcgtgtttgtgtgtgtgtgtgtgtgcgttcgtgtgttgtgtgtgtgtgtgtgcttttgtgtgtgttggtgtgtgcgtgagtctgtgtggtttgtgtgtgtgtggtgtgttttgtgtgtggtggctgtgttggtgtgtgtgtacgtggctagtgtgtgtgtgtgtgttgtgtgtcgtgtgtggtgtgtgggtgtgtgtgtgtgtgtgatgtgtgtcgtgtgtgtgtgccgacGTGCCTTTGCAGCCTGCCGCCGCCGCGCGCTCCGCAGACCTGTGGGACTATCAGGTTGATGACGTCCGTCCTCGTGCCTCTGTCTGCGCCTGCACCTGCTCCTGTGTTGGCTGACTCCACACCGCCGTTTTTCATCAAAACAACCACAGAAACAGGGAACAACACTTTAacgttcatttttaaaaaaagaacagaaacttGCAGGTATTTGCTCTAGATGGTTTCACCTTGGCATAGAGGCGAAATAAAGAATTATAACGAGTCGTAAATcatcaggatgtgtgtgtgtgtgtgtgtgtgtgtgtgtgtgtgtgtgtgtgtgaagcgcACATGGCGGTGTTTTTATCAGCACATAGATTTAACTTACTTACACAAAGACATCAGCTAATCTTCAGCTCCAGATCTTGAACAGATAcaaatctttttattaaaataggaTTCCAAAATGAATCGATCTTTATGCAGACTTTAACGGGAAGAGAGAGACTTGTTTTCCTCAATAAATAAAGGTGCCATAAGTGATCAAAAACGTTAGAGCTGCAGTTGTGTACTGTAAATCATTGTTATTTGTGTTAGAATGAGTTAGTAGAAATGACAGACTGACTGAGACgtctccttcactgagacgaCACTGATGTGTAGCCACACTGTGAATACAGAAGACAGGCAACTATGTAGAGACCCACATCTGTAAACATCTTACAGAtctaagaaagagagagagagagaagagagagagacacgagaAGAGggaggtgaagagagagagaggagagagagagagagacggagagtgagagacacaacacagagcgaccgagagagagagaagaaagagagagagagacagggacagagaagaggacagagagagagagataaagagagacagagagagagagagagattaaaattGTTAAATTCTGTTTTAGAGTATTTCCAGCagttttttcagctttttttcaacctctctctctctctctctctctctctctctctctttaagctttatgatgaaaagaaagataaaaggtTGTGGTTGATGGTCATTGGCTCGTTATTGAGTCTGTTCGAGTTTCATTTCTAAATGACACGATTCTCGTTTAGAGCCTAATTATGCAATTAGCACTAAATGGCATTCTCTCCCAGCTGTGGGcaattttctattttaattacTTTACATATCTACCAATGACtcataaaagtgtgtgtatgtgtgtgtgtgcacacgtatgtgtgtgtgtgtgtgtatgtgtgtgcgtgtctgtgtgcgtgtctgtgtgcgtgtctgtgtgcgtgtgtgtgtgtgtgtgtgcgtccgtgtgtgtgtgtgtgtgagtgtgtgtgtgtgtgtgtgcgtgtctgtgtgcacgcgtatgtgtgtgtgtgtgtgtatgtttgtgtatgcgtgtttgtgtgtgtgtttgtgtgtgtatgcgtgtgtgtgtgcgtatgtgtgtgtgtctgtgtgtatgtgtgtgtgtgtgtgtgtgtgtgcgtgtatgtgtgtgtgtgtgtttgtttgtgtgcatgtgtttgtgtgtgtgtgtgcatgtgtgtgtgtatgtgtgtgtgtttgtgagtgtgtgcgtgtgtatgtttgtgtgtgtttgtgtatgcgtgtgtgtgtgtttgtgtgtgtatgcgtgtgtgtgtgtgtgtgtgtgcgtgtgtttgtgtgcgtgtgtgtgtgtgcgtgtgtgtggtggtggttgtggtggtggtggtggtgggggtttGAATGGTCAGAATCCTATTATAACGTGTTGATTAGCAGCAGTCTGTCTCATATGCCGGACGTCTGGATTTGGTTCCTCTGTCCTCGTCGTCTTTGTTCTCAAAGGAAGCGTCTCAGGTTTGAGGAAAGAAAAACGGAGAGACGCagttaatgaaacaaaatgcatCCAAGTGCAGAAGGTCAGGCAGGTTGCTCACTGTGGCAACTGTTCAGTTAAACTAGACAACAAAATACTttctcataaataaatataaaataaagaggaTTTGAGCTCAGTGGGGAACTTCTAAAGATTACACTTTAAATATACTTCGAATTCTATTCAAATACAGATACGAGGTCacgtgtctctgtgtctgtgggttTGCCTCTGAGCTTCAAACTCCGTCTGAAGGAAAGATGTTTATTATGACTGCTCCTGGATTAACTGGAGTCATTTGTTAGGTCTTGTTATGTTTGAGATATTTGTTATGTCTCGTGTCTCCTTTTGGATCCGTGAGAATACAGAGAGTaaataaacggataaaaaaccctgtaataaacaaatatataattaacatgATGGTTTATTTATCTGTGTCAGTTTCAGCCCCGGAATCAGAGCTGGCTGCTGGGCATCACTCTTtattaataagtgtgtgtgtgtgtgtgtgtgtgtgtgtgtgtgtgtgtgtgtgtgtgtgtgtgtgtgtgtgtatacagtactgtgtgtgtgtgtgtgtgtgtgtgtgtgtgtgtgtatttgtgtgtgtgtgtgtgtgtatgtatttgtgtttgtctgtgtatttgtgtatttgtatgtgtgtgtatttgtgtatgtgtgtatttgtgtgtatgtatttgtgtgtgtgtgtttgtgtatgtgtgtatttgtgtatgtatttgtgtgtgtgtatgtatttgtgtgtgtgtgtgtgtgtgtgtgtgtatgtatttgtgtttgtctgtgtatttgtgtgtgtgtgtgtgtgtatttgtgtatgtatttgtgtgtgtgtgtgtgtgtgtgtgtgtgtgtgtgtgtgtgtgtgtgtgtgtgtgtgtgtgtgtgagagagagagagagagagagagacagagagagagtgagagagagagagagagagagggagagaaagagagagagagagagagagtgtgggtgtgtgtgtgtgtgtgtgtgtgagagagagagagacagagacagagagacagacagaccgagagagagagtgagagagagagagagacagagagagagagagagagagagagagagagagagagagagagagagagagagagagagagagagagagagagagagagagatgtgattaTCAGGTTTACTTCACAGATATGACACCAGCATATTTTATCAtacaaataacaacaacaacaagcatCTTGGAATTTATTCTTCATCCACAACATCGCCATgtcttccttccatccttctgtccttccgtccttccttcatccatttatttttcttcaaaaactACCAGTACTTTAGGGATGGGACTCACACATGTGGTGTGTTTTGAAAGGTTGTCATGATGACGTAGGTGTAAATGTAACGTAACTCCTTCAAACTTTAAAAGAGCTGCtggtgaaagagagagtttAATATCAGACTCTTCTACagtttgactctctctctcctttctctcttccctaacacacacacacacacacacacacacacacacacacacacacacacacacacacacacacacacacacacacacacacacacacacacacacacacacacacacacacacacacacagctcagagattttttctttgtaaaaaatTGCTTTAATCTCTCtgtctaatctctctctctccctctctctctctctctctctctctgtgctctttGTTCTTCACTCCTATTGTATCAGTAGTGGCTCCGTATTGGCTGGTATTGCTGTCTCTAATGAACAAGTCAGAGGTGACAGTGATGGAGATCAAACTCCTGAGAAGTCCTGAGACGACACGCCGGTGTTCTCACTGCTCAGTGGCCTGAAGCCTACAGTGATGTCGCCACACCGTTAATTCTGGATCACAATGAGGGAAGTCAGAGCAGCCACAGCCATTTGTCAGGGCTATTAATGTGTTCCTCCTGCACTTGTACTTCATCACTAAACATTTCATCAAATGCTGTTCCCCTCTCAGAAGCCCACAGTGAAAAGCCCAACATTTCATCTGTTTCATGTTTCCTTTCACTTCCTGACAGCGCTAATGAGGAGAGTGTGCACAAAGTGAAGTTAATTACAATATGCAAATCCTGCCACAGCCATTGGACTCAGAGCTTTGTTCAATATGCAAATGACTACAAGCCATTAAAACAGACAACAACAGAAACATCTCAACTAACTTCACTTCAAATAAAGCTGGTCATGTgaccttttaaaataaaacaataatgtaatacagtatTCTGTTCCTgtaatgtgcacacacacacacacacacacacacacacacacacacacacacacacacacacacacacacacacaaacacacacacacactcactcacacacacactcaaacacacacacacacacacacaaagttcatACCTactgcactctctctcacacacacacaacccacacatacacacagacataaacacacacatatacacacacatatgcagacacacatacacacacacacacacacacacacacacacacacacacacacacacacacacacacacacacacaaagttcatACCTactgcactctctctcacacacacacacacccacaaacacacacaaacaaaaacacacatgcaaacagagAATATGACTTGACCTGCACTGCCTCCTTTAGTTCACGGAAGAGAATTGCTGTATATTTTACCTGTATtacttacagtgtgtgtgtgtgtgtgtgtgtgtgtgtgtgtgtgtgtgtgtgtgtgtgtgtgtgtgtgtgtgtgtgtgtgtgtgtgtgtgagagagagagagagagagagagagagagagagagagagagagattccagCCCGGGTGGATGGAGGAGTTAAGGGACACACACCTTAGGAGAATTAGGCTGTAcaatgaaatgtattattttatagtaaaaagtaaaagtcATAGTTTTCACCTCTGACAGTTACagagctctgacactggagactcattccataCAGGTTACATGTTTATTACCTCTTCTTTTGGAactgtcatcacacacacatccacccaacacacacccacacacacacacaaacacacacacacacaaacacccacccgCCCacctgttatttaaaaaaggaagaaaattggacagacacagaggccacacctccttcactgaaaaTGAGTGACTGACACAGCAGGCCACGCCTCTGTCTTGTTTCCATAGTGACTTTCAGATTTATTAAATCACACTTACATCATTTGCATTGACTCCACCCTCAAAAATCagtttttaaacttaaaatggaaataaatgaatgaaagttaaCACAGCAATCCAAGTCAGAGAGCCTTTATAAAAGCACTAAAGTGTAtatttgtttgtgagtgtgtgtgtgtgtgtgtgtgtgtgtgtgtgtgtgtgtgtgtgtgtgtgtgtgtgagtgtgtgtgtgagtgtgtgtgtgtgtgtgtgtgtgtgagtgggtgtggtggtgtgtggtggggggggtgggtgtgtgagggggtgtgtgttggtgtggttgtgctgtgtgtgtgtgtgtgtgagtgtgtgtgtgtgagtgtgtgtgtgagtgtgtgagtgtgtgtgtgtctgagtgtgtgtgtctgagtgtgtgtgagtgtgtgtatgtgtgtgtgagtgtgtctgtgtgtctgtgtctgtgtgtgtctgtgtgtgtctctgtgtgtgtgtgttcatctgtgtgtgtgtgtgtgtgtgtgtgtgtcagtatatgtgtgtgtgtgtgtgtttttgtgtgagtgtgtgtgtgtttgtttgtgtgtgtgtgtgtgtgtgtgtgttagtgtgtgtgtgcgtgtgagtttgtgtgtgagtgtgtgtgtgtctgtgtgtgtgtgtgagtgtgtgtgtttgtttgtgtgagtgtgtgtgtttgtttgtgtgtgtgtgtgtgtgtgtgtgtgtgtttgtttgtgtgtgtgtgtgtatatgtgtgtgtatatgtgtgtgtgtgagtgtgtgtgtgtttgtgtgtgtgtgtgtgtgtgtgtgtcagtatccAGACAGTGTGAGTACAGTGGGGTACAGTGTACGGTGCTTTATACACTTCTCCCGGTCGATGAGCAGCGAGTTGGTTTTACAGCCAATGTCTTTCTCCAGCAGCATCCTGTTCTCCTCCAGCCGAGTGAGAGAGTCACGCGCCTCACACAACTGCtgctgcagaacacacacaccgcctgAGATCTGCTCCACCTCACTCAGCAgactgcccacacacacacacacacacacacacacacacacacacacacacacacacacacacacacacacacacacacacacacacagtttatttgGTTTCAGTATGAGAATGATCTTATAGTACTTTATCTGCACAAGGTTCACGTCACAGTCCATCATTACCAGATTATTACTGATCATCTGCTTTATTAATATTCTCACTGTTGAAGAAAACTGACAGAATACCAAACAGTGTGATGACACAAGAAGCTTCATCGCTGACCaaccagcagtgtgtgtgtgtgtgtgtgtgtgtgtgtgtgtgtgtgtgtgtgtacctgatctGAGGCTGGTCTCTGCACAGCTCCATGTTGGGTCTTAGTGCTCTGGTGTGCAAACGGGTCTGAGCCACACGCAGAGGAGCCTCTTTATCAAACACGGCCTGCTGCAGAGAGCTTATATTTCTCTCCTGAGACGTGATCTGCTCCagtacctgcacacacacacacgcacacacacacacacacacatacacacacacgcacaagcacacacacacacagtcacaagaACTATAAGTTTAGCCAAGAACactaaacatttaaaagttGGTCTGAGGTGGTCTCAGTTCACCTCTAATCCAGCTGTTAACAGAAAATGATTCTGAATCAACTCTGAATCAACTCAGGTGTAGAAAGTGAAATGGCCGTGCTGTGAGTTGCtagaatttgtttttaatctgtgttctctgtgcttGATTAATTTTATAAGtgaaaccaaaacaaaccaaactaaCTAGAGAAAGAATTAACTCTATAGATTCAGAATCAACAAAACGAATAAGTGTGAAAGCAATTAACCCTTAATTCATACTAGTATCTACATATTTCACACTCACTAGGCACAACTGGGGGAAACTGACAGTGtgtggaactgtgtgtgtgtgcgtgtgtgtgtgtgtgtgttacctgtttAAGTTGCAGCTCCAGCTCGctcttggtgtgtgtgagctcataGCAGCGCTGTGTGAAAGCTTCGTTCACTGTGTCACTCTGAGCCTGCAGGTCCTCAGCAGTCTCCTGCAGCACGcgctcacacaacacacacagcgcCGCACTTGCCTCCTCCTCACGCTCAGCCTGAGCCACGTTACTGTGAGTGAACCCCATCCACccgttcacatcacacactctagacacacacacagagggcaaaAAGTCTTTCAGCTCTTTTCACGTTTTCCAACAATCTACGAGTGATCAcatatgagtgtatgtgtgtgtgtgagtgtgagtgtgtctcacAGATGTTGTGCTGTAGCTGAGTTAGcatgatgttgtgtgtttgtgctggtgTTGCGATAGCGTCCACACTCATCGTCCAGACTGTAGGCTTCATGTTTATCAGACCAGTCAAGTTCCAGAACCTGCTGAGCGTTCCTGTTCAGCctagaaagacacacacacacacacacacacacacacacacacacatacacacacagaaacacagatacacacacacacacacacacacacacacagacacacacacacacacacgcacagaaacacacacacacacacacgcacagaaacacacacacacagaaacacacacacacacacacacacacacacacacacacacacacacacacacacacacagtttgtactGAGTACTAGTGCCAACCAATATCTTTTCACCCACAATGCCTCGTAACACACAATAGAATATAGCTTATTAAACTTGTGCTCTGTGACCTACATGATCACAATAAATCTCCAAGAATAAATTGGTTTAATAAAAATCGGTATAAAGTATAAAGATTCTGGCCAAATGTTAATGTTACCGGATCTGACTGACAGTTTGATCCAGAGTTTTCTTCAGCAGAGCCTGGATGCTCTTAATCAGATCCACTTCCTGTTATGAATAATTCAACAGGTCAGATAAACCAGACTCCTACTTATATATCACATTACACATGTTACTacaatcacaaacaaaaataatctagTGAAGTTAATAACTCATTAATAACTCTATAATAAAGTCAATAACTctataataaagataataactctataataaagttaataactctataataaaggtaataactataataaagttaataactGTACAGTAACGTTAATAACTATAGTAAAgttaataactataataaagttaataactctataataaagttaatatcTGTACAGTAAAATTAATAACTCTATAATAAAGCTAATAACTATATAGTAAATTTAATAACTctataataaagttaataattctataatacatttaataactcTATAACAAAGTTAATAACTCTATAACAAATTTAATAACTCTATAACAAAGTTAATAACTCTACAGTAAAGTTAATAACTCTAACAAAGTTAATAACTCTATAGTAAAGTTAATAACTCTGTAATTAAGTTAATAACTGTACAGTAAAGTTAATAACTCTATAACAAAGTTAATAACTCTATAGTAAAGTTAATAACTCTGTAATTAAGTTAATAACTGTACAGTAAAGTTAATAACTCTATAACAAAGTTAATAACTCGATAACAGAGCTAATAACTGTTCAGTAAAGTTAATAACTCGATAACAGAGCTAATAACTGTTCAGTAAAGTTAATAACTGTTCAGTAAAGTTAATAACTctataataaagttaataactcTATAGTAAAGTTAATAACTCTATAATAAAGTTACTAACTCAATAGTAAAGTTAATAACTCTATAGTAAATTTAATAACTTTATGTTAAAGTTAATAACTctataataaagttaataactcTATAATAAAGTTAATAGCTCTATAACAAAGTTAATAACTCTATAATAAAGTTAATAGCTCTATAACAAAGTTAATAACTCTATAGTAAATTTAATAACTTTATGTTAAAGTTAATAACTctataataaagttaataactctataataaagttaataacgCTATAGTAAAGTTAATAACTctataataaagttaataactctataataaagttaataactcTATAGTAAAGTTAATAACTCTATAACAAAGTTAATAACTCTATAACAGAGCTAATAACTGTTCAGTAAAGTTAATAACTCGATAACAGAGCTAATAATTGTTCAGTAAAGTTAATAACTctataataaagttaataactctataataaagttaataactcTATAGTAAAGTTAATAACTctataataaagttaataactctataataaagttaataactcTATAGTAAAGTTAATAACTCTATAACAAAGTTAATAACTCTATAACAAAGTTAATAACTCTATATTAAAGTTAATAACTCTATAGTAAAGTTAATAGCTTTATAACAAATTGAATAACTctataataaagttaataactcTATAGTAAAGTTAATAACTCTATGTTAAActtaataactataataaagttaataactcTATAACAAAGTTAATAACTCTGCAGTAAAGTTAATAGCTCTATAACAAAGTTAATAACTCTGCAGTAAAGTTAATAACTCTTCAGGTAAACAGTTACTTTGAGAAGTTCTTCCTCCACTCGGTCCTGAACCAGGTCTGGTCCTGAGCGTCTCTCTCTGCACATCAGGTTATCCGTGGCGATGGCGAACGGGATCTCGGTGGCGCGCAGCGCTTTCTCCAGCCTCCGCTTCAGCGTCACGAGCCGCTCGGTGTCCGCCAGCAGACGCGCGATGTGACTCTCCAGCTCCGACCTCAGGAAGTGGATGTTCTGCAGGCGCTCGCCCAGGTGTCTGGTGCCGTCGGCCTGCAGGAGCGCGCCGGTAGCCTCGGTCTCCGCACGGAGGGCTTTAGACACGTGCTGAATCCTCAAGGCGCTCGCGCTCTCGGCGGCGGCCCGGTTGAGCACGGCGCGGTTGTTAGAGAACCAGTCATCCGGGGTGTATTTAGCCGAACGGTAACCAGCCGTCGCGAGACAGGCGGAAGTGCCGGAATATCGTTGGCTTTCCTCCGCGTTCGCGCCGTTCCGTGGCCGCGCAGATAAAACCTGAGTAGACATTAGAGTTACCGGGGATtgataaacaacacacaccggCAATAAATAACAcgttcacacagacacaagatgATTTGGGTCTAATTAAGTCACAGAGGTTTCATCAGCTACACAGAGGACTGCAGTGAAGATGATggccagtgtttgtgtgtgtgtgtttgtccggTTGCCTTGAAACGGTAACTAAGGACACCGGACACCTGACACTAAGGACTAGGGCTGGGACGATTCACTAATCTGGCGATTCAATACTATCCCGATACTTTTGTGCCGATTCAATACATATTACGATTCTGTAGCTATTGCGattcattgtttaaattgtgatttttgtttgcttaataaAGATTAGAAAATGGCAAATACTTGATCATACCC
This genomic window from Tachysurus fulvidraco isolate hzauxx_2018 chromosome 18, HZAU_PFXX_2.0, whole genome shotgun sequence contains:
- the tekt4 gene encoding tektin-4 — its product is MSTQVLSARPRNGANAEESQRYSGTSACLATAGYRSAKYTPDDWFSNNRAVLNRAAAESASALRIQHVSKALRAETEATGALLQADGTRHLGERLQNIHFLRSELESHIARLLADTERLVTLKRRLEKALRATEIPFAIATDNLMCRERRSGPDLVQDRVEEELLKEVDLIKSIQALLKKTLDQTVSQIRLNRNAQQVLELDWSDKHEAYSLDDECGRYRNTSTNTQHHANSATAQHLVCDVNGWMGFTHSNVAQAEREEEASAALCVLCERVLQETAEDLQAQSDTVNEAFTQRCYELTHTKSELELQLKQVLEQITSQERNISSLQQAVFDKEAPLRVAQTRLHTRALRPNMELCRDQPQISLLSEVEQISGGVCVLQQQLCEARDSLTRLEENRMLLEKDIGCKTNSLLIDREKCIKHRTLYPTVLTLSGY